DNA from Gracilinanus agilis isolate LMUSP501 chromosome 3, AgileGrace, whole genome shotgun sequence:
ATACCCTCTTTCTCCAGAACTTTTGGATGTGaaagtcttattttaaaaatactcataAACTCTGGTCTGAAGACTGGCTTGGGTTCTCTCAGAAAAGTCAGAAGCTTTGTTTGCCAGGATTTTTTCAGTTTCgttactgaataaatgaatggttaCTAATCATCTACTCTGCCTAAAAAGCACTTAGgggtacaaagagaaaaaagccaCCCCTGCTCTTCTCTGGGAGCTCCTGTTCAAAAAGAGGGAGATAACCCACAAAAGAGTACCTACATGCCAGATGCCAAAGGCCCAGtggtctgtttgtctgtctgtaaGGCTGCAAAGGCCACAAGGAATAGTTGTATTCATCATTAATGACATTTTCATTGATAAAACCATATGACAATTCTAAGGACTCTGGTGTTGGAACCTTCTTTCCTGAGATTTCAGGAGCTGTATCTCCTAAGGAGAAGGTAGGATCCTGGCTAGGGCACAGTTCCTCTTTGTGGCAGAGACAGACTCTAAAACTCAATAAATCCTCCTGGTGACTTTCCTGCTTGAGCTAAACTTTTGTAGCTCAAGAGACTCGAATGCCCACATTGTTGGCCCAAAGGATGAGCTAAACCTTTCGAAAGGTTTTCCTCTCATTGGATTGACTTTGTTAAAAGTGATCTGGTACCaactgaacccacaaataatatttaagttaactcccctggttttccccataatacaaCAATGGTTAATCCAAGGTGGTGGGGCCTCCTGGGGAGTGGGAGTTTTCAGCCCAAAGCTTCCCAAAGTTCTAAGAACTCCCTTTTTGTGAGTGTTGAGAGTGATGTTGAAAATACACAGAACTGCCTTAGGCAAATGGCTTCTCTCAGCAAGTCAGCCTGAGTACTCCAGGATAGCCAAAGAACTGTTAAACATCTTCCCCAAAACACTTTGAGTCAATTTTCCTAGGAGGGGCCACTTGTTAAGTCAAATTTACTGAATGGAATTGGATTAGTCCTCTCTTTATAAATGGTCAGCTAACTTTTCCACTGGTTCCTTTCAAAGAATTTCTTTCAGTACTGAACACCAGCAGTCGTAGTAAGAGTAGAGACAACCTATGTTTTCAGTTAGGGATCTCACCTGGTGAATATGCTAGTTAGAATATAAGAAGTCTCCATCCTTTGGACTTGAACCCTCCTGTTCTTTAGGTATGAAGTTGAGGATCATGTAAGAGCTACATGAGAGGCCCCAGGTAAAGCAAAAATTGGAGAAAGCAAAAGAAGTCAGAAATATCACTTGAAAACTGCTCCCCCTGACCTCCTCCAGGGTGCCAGTCCCAGAATGCCTGGCAGATTTAAAGAGCAAGGAGTGCTGGTAGTATATGTGTTCTCCACCTAGAAAGACCCAGTTTACAGCATATCTATGATGTCACATAGACCAGATCTGTGGGCAGAGTCCAGGAGGGAgtagatatttatttatctgttgttTTCCACTGACTTTTTCTGCATTCTTGGCCTTATCTACAGCTGCTACTAACCAAAGTGAGCCTAACAATTAATTCAGCTAACctaaaaaacccaaaaggggCTAGAACTACTCCCTATGTGCCAACCTCCCTCTCATGAGGTTCTGTCATCCTAAAGGGGCTGGACCAGAATTGAACATGCCCTAGCAGGTGAAAACTGGCAGGCAATAAACCAGAACAGGTATGGGGCAGAGTCAAGGATGTAAAGAAAGAACCCTAGGGTTTGGGGCCACTTGTCACCTGGGCGAGCTTGATTTTCTCCAGCCCTCATTTCCACACGGAGACCCTAGAGATCTGGGTAAGGACAACTTCCTCTTAGACAGATAAGCCCTAGGGGATGACGAGCTGTGTCTAATATTGCTGTTAGCGGCCAGGTGGGCACTGGCCCCGGGACTTCCAGCCTAAGGGCTCTTCAGAAGCCTCCCTGGCCAGCCCAGAGCTCTTGGCAGTGGTTGGAAGGAATCTCGGTTCTCCTTCCCAAAGCACCCGCCAGGAGAAGTTCAATAGATTTTTGATGAATGAAGGTATGTGGAGCCTGTGGCGACCCTGCCGGTTGGGGAGGAGCCCTAGTGTCTGGGGTGGGAGGGGTTGGCTGCTTTAGAAATGGGGCTCCCTTAGCTGCCCATCCACCTCGGATGTGTGGgaaggaaagtgctttggaaatgtGGGGACAGTCAGGCAGAATCTAGCAggctctcttttttcctttccctttgatCCAGGAGCCCCGTCCCCACTTCTCACATGCTTCCAGAGAAGAGCTGTGTGGGATGGGGTCTTGTAAGCCCTGGAGAAGGGGATGAGGGAGGAAAATTCTAGGTGGGATtctgaggggaagaaggaagggagtggCCCCCAACACCCACCCccaaggaaacaagcatttattaagggtctgctatgtgaggggcagctaggtagcccagtggatagagcgccgGGTCTGGAGgcgggaattcctgggttcaaatgtggtgtCAGACtggtcttagctgtgtgacttcgaAGAactcacttaaaccccattgtctaTCCCTCACCGCTCTATTCTCTTAGAATCTAGTCTAAGGCAAtagagaaggggtgggggtggggctactatgtgccaagaagtGCCTTTAATCTTCTCTGGAATCCTCATTTTTCCGTTGAgtggcagagagaagagaggaagagggagatggaGGATTGGgtgtggtggggaggaggggcgTGAGAGTGATGGATGGCTCCTCTGCCCCAATGAGAGTCCACGGCCCCGCCCCTCGTCCGTTGGGCTCCACGTTCTATGGACTGCTCCCAGTCAGCTGACCCGCGGAGAACCTGCTCCCTCCCTTCGGCCCAACTCCACGTGCTCCTTCTTTGCTCTCCTTATTAAGCTTCCCCCACAAGGCTGCTCAGAGCTAGGCAGATAAACATCCTCCTGCCGCAAATGGGGACTCTGAATCCCCGAGAGGTTAAGCGGCCGCCCtagctcacacagctagttagaAGCCCCATCAAGATGCGAATCCAGGTCCTAGGGCTCCAAACCCTTCTCTCTGAGCCCAGTCCCCATGAGCCCGAGGTCCCTGTCAGAACTAGGTGAGGTTGAGAGAGGAAGCCTAGCCTGGCGCTTTAACggacagatgtggaaactgagccccaggaaGGGCATCCGTGGCTTGGCCAAGGTCACCAGGCATCccaggcaggacttgaacccagggccttgGCCCCAGCCTTGTCTGCACAAACTACCATTGCTCTGTTTGCCAACGAATTAAACTGACTGACtttattttgtgtttccatttttaatGAACCTAGTGCTGAGCCAAAGCACAGGGGGCCCATGAGAAGTTCTCAGGAAGAGAACATTTGTCACCTGTCTGCCctattcctctttttaaaagggaaaaaaagaaatcaggtgtgatatttgtttccttttcaaaGGCCTGTAATCCATTCACATGCTTCAACTTTTCTTTACTGCTCTGATAGGTCTCCTTTAAAATCCATGAGAAGATCTCAACAGAATCGAAATTGCTGCATGAAAGTTATGAGGAGGACCAAATGAAGGATGCAAGTGTGGCTAAATTCCGGAGGCAGTGTCAGggccctccccctcctccaccctCTGAGTCTTCCATTCTTCTGCAATCCCAGTGGGCAGCAAAATGCAATTTCAGAGGAGAGCCCTTGTGAAAGAAGAAGCACCAGCCTGGTTTCTAAGGATAACTAGCCAGGCAATGCATTAAACTACAATGGACATCTGTTCTGAAGAAGAAAATTCTGTATTATCCAAAGGACTGGACAAGTATGTTTTAAAAACAGATCCTTTAGTCAAATAAGGACTGGACAAACATCAGAATGTTTGTGAGCAGTCGAAGAGTAAAAAAATGGCAGTTTGTACATTTGTTTGCCACTTGCTTTTTACTAAGCCTCATGGTTTTTTGGGATCCCCTCGATAATCATATTATGAGCCATGTGAAGTCCTACTCATACAGATACCTCATAAATAGCTACAGCTTTGTGAACGATAGCCTGTCCCTCCGGCACAACTTGGAAGGGGCTGCTAGCTTCCAATACTTGATTAATCATGAGGAGAAATGTAGAGCACAAGATGTCCTTCTTTTGCTCTTTGTAAAGACCTCTCCTGAAAACCGCTATCGCCGAGATGCCATTAGAAAAACATGGGGTAACGATAGATACGTTCGTTCTCAGCTGAATGCCAACATTAAGACTCTCTTTGCTTTAGGAAGTCCTAATAACCCTCAGAAATCTGAGAGAGAGAGGCTGCAACATGAGCTTTTTTTAGAAGATCAAGAGTATAATGATTTAATTCAGCAAAACTTCACTGATACTTTCTACAATCTTACTCTAAAATTGCTTTTGCAGTTCAGATGGGTCAACATGTACTGTGCACATGCCAAATTTGTTATGTCAGCAGATGATGACATATTTATTCACATGCCAAATCTTATTGAATACCTTCGAAGTTTAGAACAAATTGGTGTTCAAGATTTTTGGGTAGGACGAGTTCATAGAGGGTCCCCTCCCGTAAGGGATAAGAACAACAAATATTACGTCCCGTATGAAATGTATCATTGGCCTTCGTACCCAGACTACACAGCTGGAGCTGCCTATGTGATCTCTAGTGATGTAGCGGCCAAGGTATATGAAGCATCACAAACACTTAATTCGAGTCTTTACATAGATGATGTGTTTATGGGTCTGTGTGCcaacaaaatgaaaattgtaCCCCAGCATcatgtatttttttctggagaaggaaaagctcCCTATCATCCctgtatttttgaaaaaatgataaCATCTCATGGACATTTGCAAGACCTTCAGTACCTTTGGAAGGCAGCAACAGATTATAAAGTCAAGAAAATTTCTAGAAGCTTTTTGGGCCAGATATACTGTAGAATggttaaaatatttcttctttgtaaacC
Protein-coding regions in this window:
- the B3GNT5 gene encoding lactosylceramide 1,3-N-acetyl-beta-D-glucosaminyltransferase is translated as MFVSSRRVKKWQFVHLFATCFLLSLMVFWDPLDNHIMSHVKSYSYRYLINSYSFVNDSLSLRHNLEGAASFQYLINHEEKCRAQDVLLLLFVKTSPENRYRRDAIRKTWGNDRYVRSQLNANIKTLFALGSPNNPQKSERERLQHELFLEDQEYNDLIQQNFTDTFYNLTLKLLLQFRWVNMYCAHAKFVMSADDDIFIHMPNLIEYLRSLEQIGVQDFWVGRVHRGSPPVRDKNNKYYVPYEMYHWPSYPDYTAGAAYVISSDVAAKVYEASQTLNSSLYIDDVFMGLCANKMKIVPQHHVFFSGEGKAPYHPCIFEKMITSHGHLQDLQYLWKAATDYKVKKISRSFLGQIYCRMVKIFLLCKPKYVDTYPCKAAFY